One Spinacia oleracea cultivar Varoflay chromosome 4, BTI_SOV_V1, whole genome shotgun sequence DNA segment encodes these proteins:
- the LOC130471843 gene encoding uncharacterized protein produces MDDHRDNEIQGIDGASHPTGESQGTNTSKKTKFRGPSKGVQAKKPMHLQYNQYGIPDGEWSGEYGKQVGSCAARININVKEYSTLDEHTKKGFWEETKLLFHIIDDPAKRREKYFHMCVAKRFGAFKSRLTRRWITKKEKMPKHQTNDMPWDIYHQITEDDWKTFVIERNKPEMFVIMNLLC; encoded by the exons ATGGATGATCATCGTGATAATGAAATACAGGGAATTGATGGAGCTAGTCATCCTACGGGGGAATCACAAGGTACCAACACTAGTAAAAAGACCAAATTCCGTGGTCCGTCAAAAGGAGTTCAAGCCAAAAAGCCTATGCATCTTCAGTATAATCAATATGGAATCCCCGATGGAGAATGGTCAGGAGAATACGGGAAGCAAGTTGGGTCTTGTGCTGCTAGAATTAACATTAATGTGAAAGAATATTCAACGTTAGATGAACACACAAAGAAGGGGTTTTGGGAGGAGACCAAG CTTCTGTTCCACATTATTGATGATCCGgctaaaaggagagaaaaatattttcatatgTGTGTGGCGAAACGCTTTGGAGCTTTCAAGTCCAGGTTAACGCGGCGTTGGATaactaagaaagaaaaaatgccGAAACATCAGACAAATGACATGCCTTGGGACATCTACCATCAAAtcacagaggatgattggaaaACATTTGTGATAGAACGAAACAAGCCGGAGATGTTTGTAATAATGAATTTACTTTGctag